One segment of Streptosporangium brasiliense DNA contains the following:
- a CDS encoding cytochrome P450, which yields MPNAPHAELDPFAATVRGIGEPHPAHAALRALGPIVHADAPAGGPVWIVTDYALAREVLAHPDIVKDPAYAPAHWDPRSAGLEPTAAAQPSLTTLDGPPHERLRRAHAPLFTARRMRDHHGPITTIARTLLAELAATGETVDLMADLTTRFPLTVVSEVLGIPLDMVDQAMAACRGMHSNRPQDVAAAMAAFAELAAAALRDGQDGIAVELRDRVPAEMTEEQVHYLLFTLIYAGQLTTDAVLGFLLAHLLDPDRAADRPPTDELVRETLRLHPPAPFTLWRFTATDVELAGVGLPARSPVLVDIRGINTDPGRPAGPDLAFGAGPHYCTGAQLAHLELSAIVEVLRTDFPDARLAVPFADLRQITVGGIQGSRLAALPVTLGAA from the coding sequence ATGCCGAACGCGCCCCACGCCGAGCTCGACCCCTTCGCCGCCACCGTCCGCGGCATCGGCGAGCCCCATCCCGCCCACGCCGCCCTGCGCGCCCTGGGCCCGATCGTCCACGCTGACGCCCCCGCGGGCGGCCCGGTGTGGATCGTCACCGACTACGCGCTGGCCCGCGAGGTCCTCGCACATCCCGACATCGTGAAGGACCCCGCCTACGCGCCGGCGCACTGGGACCCCCGGAGCGCGGGCCTCGAACCCACCGCCGCCGCGCAGCCGTCGCTCACCACCCTCGACGGCCCACCGCACGAGCGGCTACGCCGCGCGCACGCCCCGCTGTTCACCGCCCGGCGGATGCGGGACCACCACGGGCCGATCACGACGATCGCCCGCACACTGCTCGCCGAACTCGCCGCCACCGGCGAAACGGTCGACCTGATGGCCGACCTCACCACGCGCTTCCCCCTCACCGTCGTCTCAGAAGTCCTCGGCATACCGCTGGACATGGTGGACCAGGCCATGGCGGCCTGCCGGGGGATGCACAGCAACCGCCCCCAGGATGTGGCGGCGGCCATGGCCGCCTTCGCGGAACTGGCCGCCGCCGCACTCCGCGACGGCCAGGACGGCATCGCCGTCGAGCTGCGCGATCGCGTCCCCGCCGAGATGACCGAGGAGCAGGTGCACTACCTGCTCTTCACGCTGATCTACGCCGGGCAGCTCACCACCGACGCGGTGCTGGGCTTCCTGCTCGCCCACCTCCTCGACCCCGACCGCGCCGCGGACAGGCCCCCGACCGACGAGCTCGTCCGGGAGACGCTGCGCCTGCACCCGCCCGCCCCCTTCACCCTCTGGCGATTCACCGCCACCGACGTCGAGCTCGCCGGGGTAGGGCTGCCCGCCCGCTCCCCGGTGCTCGTCGACATCCGGGGCATCAACACCGACCCGGGCCGGCCCGCCGGGCCCGACCTCGCCTTCGGCGCCGGCCCGCACTACTGCACCGGCGCCCAGCTCGCCCACCTCGAGCTGAGCGCGATCGTGGAGGTCCTGCGGACCGACTTCCCCGACGCACGCCTGGCGGTGCCCTTCGCCGACCTGCGGCAGATCACCGTCGGCGGCATCCAGGGGAGCCGGCTGGCCGCCCTCCCGGTCACGCTCGGCGCTGCGTAG
- a CDS encoding class I SAM-dependent DNA methyltransferase has product MSHVDETLAAYETIAARYDELNAQMDTAALVDRYVEAADRYGSGGRRLLDAGCGTGRSSVAFRERGFEVTGYDLSPAMAAMARRRPGAEGIEFLVGQLQEPPPGLSGFDVVACVDLPMAYLTATDQLRRALAAARDQLAEDGVLVFDLITIGYYRRAFGVPAIADRGDRYVAWFALSPPIEADTVVVTQFDLFERAGTGWERVSMRHVQRHHSDRTVRRVAERAGLRVVATRGLVGTAAREPADEDDHDRILYVARRAC; this is encoded by the coding sequence ATGTCGCATGTGGACGAGACGCTGGCGGCCTACGAGACCATCGCGGCCCGGTACGACGAGCTGAACGCGCAGATGGACACCGCCGCTCTGGTGGACCGCTACGTGGAGGCGGCGGATCGGTACGGGTCGGGTGGGCGGCGGCTGCTGGACGCCGGGTGCGGGACCGGCCGCAGCAGCGTGGCCTTTCGCGAGCGAGGGTTCGAGGTGACCGGCTACGACCTGTCCCCGGCGATGGCGGCGATGGCCCGGCGCCGGCCCGGGGCCGAGGGGATCGAGTTCCTGGTGGGACAGCTGCAGGAGCCCCCACCCGGGCTGAGCGGCTTCGACGTGGTCGCCTGCGTGGATCTGCCGATGGCGTACCTGACCGCCACGGACCAGCTGCGGCGGGCGTTGGCGGCCGCGCGCGACCAGCTCGCCGAGGACGGGGTGCTGGTCTTCGACCTGATCACCATCGGCTACTACCGGCGCGCGTTCGGCGTCCCCGCGATCGCCGACCGGGGGGACCGGTACGTGGCGTGGTTCGCGCTGTCCCCGCCGATCGAGGCCGACACGGTCGTGGTCACTCAGTTCGACCTGTTCGAGCGGGCCGGTACGGGCTGGGAGCGGGTGTCGATGCGGCACGTGCAGCGGCACCACTCCGACCGGACGGTGCGCCGGGTGGCCGAGCGGGCCGGGCTGCGCGTCGTGGCCACCCGCGGGCTGGTGGGGACGGCGGCGCGGGAGCCGGCCGACGAGGACGACCACGACCGGATCCTGTACGTCGCCCGCCGGGCCTGCTGA
- a CDS encoding cytochrome P450, which translates to MATLGEPDQAAPGGRLPGAGVAGGLPGGAARWYRRDPLGFVEQAARERGPVFRLPDDGSLCVADPVEAMRVLHDDEGHYGEVSDFFHVRGGRLGPRATQVAIGRAARTTLRAHLAAHRGRLPALVAELGEVSEWPSAGRAVAYRFLAEALLRPDSPPALRELMAQVVRRDVLIRSGGRLAGAARRALWARVVRTVAGEVRARRADPRPGRLGDLLDAVIGATPPDTPATHIAQVYLLLFRTSVAPVGHVVAWALLAAATHGVDLAAVPAESAVRESLRLWPVAWLLGRPVHHAHQVGGVLLEPGESVSVCAYLLHRDERHWPRATRFEPGRWDGPGPHGPYLPFGGGPFTCAGAAVAQTLATDLLAAVTDGARLEVRGGHGRPHAAGIITPPRFQLRRTPHQTP; encoded by the coding sequence ATGGCGACGCTCGGAGAACCGGATCAGGCCGCTCCCGGCGGGAGGCTCCCGGGGGCGGGCGTGGCCGGGGGCCTGCCCGGCGGGGCGGCGCGATGGTATCGCCGGGACCCGCTGGGGTTCGTCGAGCAGGCGGCCCGCGAGCGGGGTCCGGTGTTCCGACTGCCCGACGACGGGTCGCTGTGCGTGGCCGACCCGGTGGAGGCCATGCGGGTGCTGCACGACGACGAGGGCCACTACGGCGAGGTGTCCGACTTCTTCCACGTCCGCGGCGGCCGGCTGGGGCCGCGGGCGACGCAGGTCGCGATCGGGCGGGCGGCGCGCACGACGTTACGCGCCCACCTGGCCGCCCACCGCGGACGGCTGCCCGCCCTCGTGGCGGAGCTGGGGGAGGTCAGCGAGTGGCCGTCGGCCGGGCGCGCCGTCGCCTACCGGTTCCTGGCCGAGGCGCTGCTGCGCCCGGACAGCCCACCGGCGCTGCGGGAGCTGATGGCACAGGTGGTGCGGCGCGATGTCCTGATCCGTTCCGGCGGCCGGCTGGCGGGCGCGGCGCGGCGGGCGCTGTGGGCGCGCGTGGTGCGGACGGTCGCCGGCGAGGTGCGCGCCCGCCGGGCCGACCCGCGGCCCGGCCGGCTCGGCGACCTGCTGGACGCCGTGATCGGGGCGACCCCGCCCGACACGCCCGCCACGCACATCGCCCAGGTGTACCTGCTGCTGTTCCGGACCTCGGTGGCGCCGGTGGGCCACGTGGTCGCCTGGGCGCTGCTGGCGGCCGCCACCCACGGCGTCGACCTGGCGGCCGTGCCCGCGGAGTCGGCCGTACGGGAGTCGCTGCGGCTGTGGCCGGTGGCGTGGCTGCTGGGCCGCCCGGTGCACCATGCCCACCAGGTCGGCGGCGTGCTGCTGGAGCCGGGGGAGAGCGTGTCGGTCTGCGCCTACCTGCTGCACCGCGACGAACGGCACTGGCCGCGGGCCACCCGGTTCGAGCCCGGCCGGTGGGACGGCCCCGGCCCCCACGGGCCCTACCTGCCCTTCGGTGGCGGTCCGTTCACCTGCGCCGGCGCCGCCGTCGCCCAGACCCTGGCCACCGATCTGCTCGCCGCTGTGACCGACGGCGCCCGCCTGGAGGTGCGCGGCGGCCATGGACGTCCCCATGCCGCGGGCATCATCACCCCTCCCCGCTTCCAGCTGCGCCGGACCCCACACCAGACCCCCTGA
- a CDS encoding RrF2 family transcriptional regulator yields the protein MKLPVSTEWVLHCATTLAQLDPGAAASAAQLAQYYDLPAAYLTKQLKALVRAGLLAATTGPRGGFRLARSASEITLLQIVEAVDGTSSPYECREIRQQGRGALPPEECRRTCILAEKMAEAHEAWRGSLAGVTLADVLAALPPSAPSRTRLRLSGTG from the coding sequence GTGAAGCTGCCTGTGAGCACTGAATGGGTTCTGCACTGCGCCACGACGCTGGCACAGCTCGATCCGGGAGCCGCGGCGTCGGCGGCGCAGCTGGCGCAGTATTACGATCTGCCGGCGGCCTATCTCACCAAGCAGTTGAAGGCGCTCGTCAGGGCCGGCCTGTTGGCCGCGACCACGGGCCCGCGGGGAGGGTTCCGGCTCGCGCGGTCCGCCTCCGAGATCACGCTCCTGCAGATCGTCGAGGCCGTCGACGGCACGTCCTCGCCGTATGAGTGCCGTGAGATCCGCCAGCAGGGGCGGGGGGCGCTGCCTCCGGAGGAGTGCCGCCGCACCTGCATTCTCGCCGAGAAAATGGCCGAGGCGCATGAGGCGTGGCGGGGGAGTCTTGCCGGGGTCACCCTCGCCGACGTCCTCGCCGCGCTGCCTCCGTCGGCGCCGTCCCGTACCCGGCTGCGTCTGTCGGGGACGGGGTAG
- a CDS encoding SDR family oxidoreductase — protein sequence MRIAVAGATGNIGALTVTALQRDGHDVVRISRSLGVDLSTGDGLDDALAGVEAVIDATNGPATDRAETVAYFGTATRNLLAAEERAGVRHHVLLSITGIHHIEGNAHYAGKREQERLVAAGPVPWTIVPVTQFHDFAAMVASWTEQDGVATIAPLLVQPIAPADVADVLAEIAVGPPQGHHADVAGPEPQDLVDMARRTNEARGRTVKLVPTWSGPFGLAMAGNALLPGEGARIAPTTFDEWLAEQR from the coding sequence ATGCGGATCGCAGTTGCCGGCGCGACCGGGAACATCGGAGCCCTCACCGTCACCGCCCTCCAACGGGACGGACACGACGTCGTGCGCATCAGCCGCTCACTCGGCGTCGACCTGTCGACCGGCGACGGACTCGACGACGCCCTGGCCGGCGTCGAGGCGGTCATCGACGCCACCAACGGACCGGCGACCGACCGGGCCGAGACGGTGGCCTACTTCGGCACCGCCACGCGCAACCTGCTCGCCGCCGAGGAACGGGCCGGCGTCCGCCACCACGTGCTGCTCTCGATCACCGGGATCCATCACATCGAAGGCAACGCGCACTACGCCGGCAAGCGGGAACAGGAGCGCCTCGTGGCCGCGGGACCGGTGCCGTGGACGATCGTCCCGGTCACACAGTTCCACGACTTCGCCGCGATGGTGGCAAGCTGGACCGAACAGGACGGTGTCGCCACGATCGCACCCCTGCTCGTACAGCCGATCGCACCCGCGGACGTGGCCGACGTCCTCGCCGAGATCGCGGTGGGCCCGCCGCAGGGACATCACGCCGACGTCGCCGGACCCGAACCGCAGGATCTGGTGGACATGGCCCGGCGCACCAACGAGGCACGCGGCCGCACGGTGAAGCTCGTGCCGACGTGGTCGGGGCCGTTCGGCCTGGCGATGGCCGGCAACGCGCTGCTGCCCGGCGAGGGCGCCCGCATCGCACCGACCACCTTCGACGAGTGGCTCGCCGAACAGCGATAG
- the aroQ gene encoding type II 3-dehydroquinate dehydratase, which produces MTSVHILNGPNLNLLGTRRPEVYGTTTLAAVEDLCHEEAARLGLDVVFRQSNHEGRLIDWIHEAGARVKAGEVIGAVFNPGAYTHTSIALHDAIEGTELPVIEVHISNVHRREAFRHHSYISPVARGTIVGLGVDGYRLAIDALHRMSLA; this is translated from the coding sequence ATGACCAGCGTCCACATACTCAACGGCCCGAACCTGAACCTGCTCGGCACCCGCAGGCCCGAGGTCTACGGCACCACGACACTCGCGGCCGTCGAGGACCTGTGCCACGAGGAGGCCGCCCGGCTCGGTCTGGACGTGGTCTTCCGCCAGTCCAACCACGAGGGCCGGCTGATCGACTGGATCCACGAGGCCGGGGCGCGCGTCAAGGCCGGTGAGGTCATCGGCGCGGTCTTCAATCCCGGGGCCTACACCCACACCTCGATCGCCCTGCACGACGCCATCGAGGGCACCGAGCTCCCGGTCATCGAGGTGCACATCTCCAACGTGCACCGCCGGGAGGCGTTCCGGCACCACTCCTACATCTCCCCCGTCGCGCGCGGCACCATCGTCGGCCTCGGCGTGGACGGCTACCGCCTCGCCATCGACGCCCTCCACAGGATGTCCCTGGCGTAG
- a CDS encoding nuclear transport factor 2 family protein, with the protein MTIRATVEELLRRIGEGDPDKIAELYAERVDWQVDWPAVPSGTVPWIRPRSTRADVADHHRTLSAHCVPGQGSATVTAVLTEGADAVVMGETSQTVKSTGKRFTIRFALHLTVDDGLITRHHVYEDSLGVAEAFADS; encoded by the coding sequence ATGACCATCCGTGCCACCGTTGAAGAACTCCTCCGCCGGATCGGCGAAGGAGACCCCGACAAGATCGCCGAACTGTACGCGGAGCGGGTCGACTGGCAGGTCGACTGGCCGGCCGTCCCCTCCGGGACGGTGCCCTGGATCCGCCCCCGGTCGACCCGGGCCGACGTCGCCGACCACCACCGCACCCTGTCGGCGCACTGCGTGCCCGGACAGGGGTCGGCGACGGTGACGGCCGTCCTCACCGAGGGAGCGGACGCCGTGGTGATGGGAGAGACCTCGCAGACGGTGAAGTCCACCGGCAAGCGGTTCACCATACGGTTCGCGCTGCACCTCACCGTGGACGACGGTTTGATCACCCGCCACCATGTGTACGAGGACAGCCTCGGGGTCGCCGAGGCGTTCGCGGACTCCTGA
- a CDS encoding peptidylprolyl isomerase, with protein sequence MSDRALLRLAARAAVAAATAGSLVAFGAVPVSAAADATGDRPPRTTKGPCRYTETPDEPAARKVPLPPDPRRTPTRRVSAVLKTNHGDIGLALDPAKAPCTVQSFVHLIRHKFYDVTSCHRMTAYDRLKVLQCGDPSFTGEGGPGYRYKDELPTDLPPWPGTPTGERKTYARGVLAMANAGPDTNGSQFFLVYGDSGLSPNYTIFGTVDTAGLATLDRIAAGGIQPVPEGPTPPVDGRPALPVDIDDARVRR encoded by the coding sequence ATGTCTGACAGAGCCTTGTTGCGACTCGCGGCACGAGCCGCGGTAGCCGCGGCCACGGCGGGTTCACTGGTCGCGTTCGGAGCCGTACCCGTCTCGGCGGCCGCGGACGCGACCGGGGACAGGCCGCCGAGGACGACGAAAGGCCCGTGCCGCTACACCGAGACCCCGGACGAGCCGGCCGCACGCAAGGTGCCGCTGCCGCCGGACCCGCGCCGTACGCCCACCCGGCGGGTCTCCGCGGTCCTCAAGACCAACCACGGTGACATCGGGCTCGCCCTCGACCCGGCCAAGGCGCCATGCACGGTGCAGAGCTTCGTGCACCTGATCCGGCACAAGTTCTACGACGTCACCTCATGCCACCGGATGACCGCCTACGACCGGCTGAAGGTGCTGCAGTGCGGCGACCCCAGCTTCACCGGCGAGGGCGGACCGGGCTACCGGTACAAGGACGAGCTGCCCACCGATCTGCCGCCGTGGCCGGGCACCCCCACCGGGGAGCGCAAGACGTACGCGCGCGGCGTGCTGGCCATGGCCAACGCCGGACCGGACACCAACGGCAGCCAGTTCTTCCTGGTCTACGGCGACTCCGGGCTGTCACCCAATTACACGATCTTCGGAACGGTCGACACCGCCGGGCTCGCCACCTTGGACCGCATCGCGGCCGGCGGCATCCAGCCCGTTCCGGAGGGCCCGACGCCGCCGGTGGACGGCAGGCCCGCCCTCCCGGTCGACATCGACGACGCCCGGGTCCGCCGCTAG
- a CDS encoding phosphotransferase family protein, with the protein MNAPATGTRLPWHAVPEQVRRAVETRLGAPVVKAVTQTGGFSPGAAVRLRLADGRRAFAKAVGPEPNPLTADIYRAEARIAAALPAGVPAPRMLASFDSGGWVALLFEDVDGHPPAAPWRTDELGRVLDALARLATALTPAPIPAPPARQRFGEQFQGWRRLVADRETGGDELVGLDTWAARHLDALADLEARWPDAVEGDSLVHGDIRADNLLLTAEEVVVVDWPWASVGAGWFDLLQMLPSVRMQGGPPPEEVFAAHPVGRDADPAAVTAVLAALAGYFIRQSRQPDPPGLPTLRAFQAAQGGAALEWLRTRTGWVGNPS; encoded by the coding sequence ATGAACGCCCCCGCAACCGGGACGCGCCTGCCGTGGCATGCCGTACCCGAACAGGTCCGCCGAGCCGTCGAAACCCGGCTGGGTGCCCCGGTCGTCAAGGCGGTGACACAGACCGGCGGGTTCTCGCCGGGCGCCGCCGTGCGGCTGAGGCTGGCCGACGGCCGGCGCGCGTTCGCCAAGGCCGTCGGTCCCGAGCCGAATCCACTCACCGCCGACATCTATCGAGCCGAAGCTCGCATCGCCGCTGCGCTCCCCGCTGGAGTGCCCGCACCCAGGATGCTGGCCTCGTTCGATTCCGGAGGCTGGGTCGCGCTGCTGTTCGAAGACGTGGACGGTCACCCGCCGGCCGCTCCATGGCGGACCGATGAGCTGGGACGCGTTCTGGATGCCCTGGCCCGGCTGGCCACCGCGCTGACCCCCGCCCCGATCCCCGCCCCGCCCGCGCGACAGCGCTTCGGTGAGCAGTTCCAGGGATGGCGGCGCCTGGTCGCGGACCGTGAAACAGGCGGTGATGAGCTGGTCGGCCTTGACACGTGGGCAGCGCGCCATCTGGATGCGCTGGCGGATCTGGAGGCGCGCTGGCCGGACGCCGTCGAGGGGGACAGCCTGGTGCACGGTGACATCCGGGCGGACAACCTGTTGCTTACCGCTGAGGAGGTGGTGGTCGTCGACTGGCCGTGGGCGTCCGTCGGAGCCGGCTGGTTCGACCTGCTGCAGATGCTGCCCAGCGTGAGGATGCAGGGAGGTCCGCCGCCCGAGGAGGTCTTCGCCGCCCATCCGGTCGGGCGGGACGCCGATCCCGCGGCGGTGACCGCGGTGCTGGCCGCACTCGCCGGGTATTTCATCCGGCAGTCCCGTCAGCCCGATCCACCAGGTCTGCCGACACTACGCGCCTTCCAGGCGGCCCAGGGCGGAGCCGCCCTGGAGTGGCTGCGCACGCGCACGGGATGGGTCGGAAACCCGTCATGA
- a CDS encoding MFS transporter, which yields MDPRPATSRRWTVLAICCLSLFLVGLDTTIVNVGLPSIGAGLGVGTRGLEWAVDAYTLVLASLLISSGALADRIGRRRVFRLGLVVFGAASVACALAPTIGALVAARVAQGVGASMLSPVALAIVVNVISEPKERARAIGVWAAVFGVSMAAGPVAGGALISAVGWRSVFWINVPVVAAVLVLTAVFVPESRAQRPRRLDAPGQLLLTVVVGCSVAVLIEGPHIGWDSPAAIAGYVIVAVSAATFGWVESRRAEPLVDPRLFRRPPFVAAVVGAVVVFVALSATLLLNTLYLQHARGMTPLAVGMVTLPMAIAATVCAPLSGVLVGRFGPRPPLALAGGFITAGGLCLVGIGDHTDIRSLSSAYLLVGIGFGFANAPITNTAVSGLPPARAGVAGGITSTARQLGSALGIAVAGSVVVDASPAHFAQALRPGWLLVTGCGLIVLVATLMAPAAGRHQNPQVGGEPGGGRRTAGVGVGRQPGGG from the coding sequence ATGGACCCCCGACCCGCCACGTCCAGACGCTGGACGGTGCTGGCGATCTGCTGCCTGAGCCTGTTCCTGGTCGGACTGGACACGACGATCGTGAACGTCGGCCTGCCGTCGATAGGCGCCGGCCTGGGTGTCGGAACCCGCGGTCTGGAGTGGGCGGTCGACGCGTACACGCTTGTACTGGCCAGCCTGCTGATCTCCTCCGGCGCGCTGGCCGACCGCATCGGACGGCGACGTGTGTTCCGGCTCGGGCTGGTCGTGTTCGGCGCCGCGTCCGTGGCGTGCGCGCTCGCGCCGACCATCGGCGCGCTGGTCGCCGCCCGCGTCGCGCAGGGGGTCGGCGCCTCGATGCTCAGCCCGGTGGCGCTCGCCATCGTCGTCAACGTGATCAGCGAGCCGAAGGAGCGGGCGCGTGCGATCGGCGTGTGGGCGGCCGTCTTCGGCGTCAGCATGGCCGCCGGGCCTGTCGCGGGCGGTGCTCTGATCTCGGCTGTCGGCTGGCGGTCGGTCTTCTGGATCAACGTGCCGGTCGTCGCCGCGGTGCTGGTGCTGACCGCGGTCTTCGTCCCGGAGTCGCGCGCGCAGCGTCCGCGTCGGCTCGACGCTCCGGGGCAGCTGCTGCTGACCGTGGTGGTCGGCTGCTCGGTCGCCGTACTGATCGAGGGACCGCACATCGGGTGGGACTCGCCCGCGGCGATCGCCGGCTACGTTATCGTCGCCGTCTCCGCGGCCACGTTCGGGTGGGTCGAGTCGCGACGGGCCGAGCCGCTGGTGGACCCCCGGCTGTTCCGCCGGCCGCCGTTCGTCGCGGCCGTCGTGGGCGCGGTCGTGGTGTTCGTCGCCCTCAGCGCGACCCTGCTGCTCAACACCCTCTACCTCCAGCACGCCAGAGGCATGACCCCGCTGGCGGTAGGGATGGTCACGCTCCCGATGGCCATCGCCGCGACCGTGTGCGCGCCGCTCTCCGGGGTGCTCGTCGGACGTTTCGGCCCGCGCCCACCGCTGGCGCTCGCCGGGGGTTTCATCACGGCCGGTGGTCTCTGCCTCGTGGGCATCGGCGACCACACCGACATCCGGTCGCTGTCGTCGGCCTACCTGCTCGTCGGCATCGGGTTCGGGTTCGCGAACGCGCCGATCACCAACACCGCGGTCAGCGGCCTGCCGCCGGCCCGCGCCGGCGTCGCCGGTGGGATCACCTCCACCGCCCGCCAACTCGGCTCGGCCCTCGGCATCGCTGTCGCGGGCAGCGTCGTCGTCGACGCCTCACCCGCACATTTCGCCCAGGCGCTACGTCCCGGCTGGCTCCTCGTCACCGGCTGCGGCCTGATCGTACTTGTCGCGACCCTGATGGCGCCGGCTGCCGGCCGGCACCAGAACCCGCAGGTGGGCGGAGAGCCGGGTGGCGGTAGGCGGACGGCGGGGGTGGGGGTGGGCAGGCAGCCGGGCGGAGGCTGA
- a CDS encoding helix-turn-helix domain-containing protein has translation MDAELEQLLATIGPRLRSLRRDRGMTLEALSAATGISVSGLSRIESGKRRPTLELLIPLARAHRVALDQLIAAPATGDPRVHLTPLRHRHRRGSVLVPLTQYPGRLQVFKQVIPPCPRRLVTHTGYEWLFVLAGELLLVLGERELTLRPGEVAEFDTAEPHWFGPSGDRPVEILHIFGRQGDKARVRARPAALPEHQAD, from the coding sequence GTGGATGCCGAACTGGAGCAGTTGCTCGCCACCATCGGGCCTCGGCTGCGCTCACTGCGCCGCGACCGCGGCATGACCCTCGAGGCGCTGTCGGCGGCGACCGGCATCTCGGTCAGCGGCCTGTCCCGGATCGAGTCCGGCAAGAGACGCCCGACCCTCGAACTGCTCATACCGCTCGCGCGGGCGCACCGTGTCGCGCTCGATCAGCTCATCGCCGCCCCGGCGACCGGCGACCCACGGGTTCACCTGACCCCGCTGCGGCACCGCCACCGCCGCGGAAGCGTCCTCGTGCCCCTGACGCAGTACCCGGGCCGCCTCCAGGTCTTCAAGCAGGTGATCCCGCCCTGCCCTCGCCGGCTCGTCACCCACACCGGCTACGAGTGGCTCTTCGTCCTCGCGGGAGAACTGCTGCTCGTCCTCGGGGAGCGCGAGCTCACGCTCCGTCCCGGCGAGGTGGCCGAGTTCGACACGGCCGAGCCGCACTGGTTCGGCCCCAGTGGCGACCGCCCCGTCGAGATCCTCCACATTTTCGGCAGGCAAGGCGACAAGGCCCGGGTCCGTGCGCGCCCAGCCGCCCTCCCGGAGCACCAGGCCGACTGA
- a CDS encoding patatin-like phospholipase family protein, whose product MKRALVLGPGGVVGTAWLAGLAVGLRRTGVDLADADLIVGTSAGAIVGAMLAVGEDLDRLASLPGPRDGDTTTDPARLAEVFATLGDPALDREEKLRRIGRVALTADVAPERAHLDRTAALINARDWPGRPLLITAVDTETGESVVWDQDGDAPLLSAVASSYAVPGLYPPVTINGHRYMDGAFRAGASADLAAGADVVIVIEPLAHVFPSGSPLSIAPDQEALDAFGSDLHDRSAWEASYQAGVRQAAPAAERVGGLWNGTAG is encoded by the coding sequence ATGAAACGTGCTCTCGTACTCGGTCCTGGCGGCGTCGTCGGTACGGCATGGCTGGCCGGGCTCGCCGTCGGCCTGCGCCGTACGGGCGTGGACCTGGCCGACGCCGACCTGATCGTCGGCACGTCGGCCGGCGCCATCGTCGGCGCCATGCTCGCCGTCGGTGAGGATCTCGACCGCCTGGCCAGCCTCCCGGGCCCCCGGGACGGCGACACCACCACCGACCCGGCCAGGCTGGCCGAAGTCTTCGCGACACTCGGCGATCCCGCGCTGGACCGGGAGGAGAAGCTGCGCAGGATCGGGCGGGTGGCTCTCACCGCCGACGTGGCCCCCGAGCGGGCCCACCTCGACCGGACGGCCGCCCTGATCAACGCCCGTGACTGGCCCGGACGGCCTCTCCTGATCACCGCGGTCGACACGGAGACCGGCGAATCTGTGGTCTGGGACCAGGACGGGGATGCGCCGCTGCTGTCCGCCGTCGCCTCCAGCTACGCGGTGCCCGGCCTCTACCCGCCCGTCACGATCAACGGGCACCGCTACATGGACGGCGCCTTTCGCGCGGGCGCCAGCGCCGATCTGGCGGCCGGCGCCGACGTAGTGATCGTCATCGAGCCCCTGGCCCACGTCTTCCCCAGCGGTTCTCCCCTCTCGATCGCCCCTGACCAGGAAGCTCTGGATGCCTTCGGCTCCGACCTCCACGACAGGTCGGCCTGGGAGGCGTCCTACCAGGCGGGCGTACGGCAAGCGGCGCCGGCCGCGGAACGCGTCGGAGGGCTGTGGAACGGCACCGCCGGCTGA